aataatggaagaaatggatcagttacaattgacccccagtcgagatttgccccgctgtaccttaagtagTTATAAAAGTTGCTAACCTGTACAAAattgaaattgttatttttatatgaagCTAACTAACTGTGGAAAGTTTGACTCGCACTTAGCAGGTTTTTTCTTCATAAGAAAAAACGCCATTTAagcatttataatttttataaatgtCACACATTTGTTGTTTGACTTGGAGTCTACTttttataaggttttttttttaataaaaacacgTGTAGATTTTATCTCCACACGATTaacattatttacttttttagaCCAAATTTTTAAAGATCCTGTACCTGTCAGTGTATAATTTCTGTTTAAAAAATACTACACATGTACGGTTGTTTACCATTACAAGCCACACACATTTTATTGACCTTAGTAGGTATTACAGCAACAAAATTAAATCGTCATTGAGAGAAGCTGGTTATGTAATACTGACAGGTCTGATGCGCCTCTTGCACCTTCGATTTGGTGAATATTTATTTGCTTGTAAACAATTTTTTAATTCAACAATTTACCATAAGCCACTTTAtgaataattattgtattttatttagattCAGGGATTTTTTGAGACCTTAGTTTGAGGTCGGACTGCTATTATAAAACCAGATGGATACGTGTGAAATAACTTTGTTTGAGTAGAACCGCGATACTAGTAGTCGGTGCCTAATCAGATGGAAATAATAATTTTGTCAGTTCTATATTTGTTACACGTTGGTTTCGTAAGCTGTGGATCGGGGACAACTGGATACAAGTTATTAAACTTCGCTATACCGGACGCGCGGTTATTGAAGAAATCGCTGAGATTTGATGAAGACATTTATCTCAACTTTACAGAACTTGCCCACAAATACAAATACTCCACCGAGGAACACCATGTTGCCACCGATGACGGGTACATTCTGACTGTGTTCAGAATTTTGCCAAAATGTCGAAACATCACCGGCTATCCCATAATATTGCTTCACGGTATCTTCGATAGCTCAGACGTGTTCATTCTAGCCGGACCGCAGAATGGGTTAGGTTATGTTTTGACTGATAATTGTTATGATGTGTGGGCCGCTAACCATAGAGGCAACGTATACTCGAGGAAGCATGTGGCTCTAGATCCAAACAAAGACTCCGAATACTGGAACTATTCGTTCGACGAACATGGTGTTTACGATCTTCCGGCCGTTATAGACTACGTAATGAATAGCACTGGTCTGCCGAAAGTGAACTACATCGGACACTCCCAGGGTACCACGGATTTCTTCACGATGGCCTCTTTAAAACCAGATTACAATGCCAAAATTCAGCTCTCAGTGCATCTAGCTCCAGTTGTATTTTGGAAAAACTTCGGTATACCAGTATTAAAATTTCTAGCGCCGTCTGTGAATAGTTTGAAAGATGCTCTAGACAAAGCCGGGCTCAGTGAGGTTTTAGCCAAGCATCAGTTGGCTCACGTCTTCATGGAGTACTCTTGTCGTTTTGTTCCTAACGAAATATGTGGAACTGGCCTCTATATTACTACAGGATACAAAAGTGGTACTATATCGTCCAGGACATTGTCCGCTGCAGGAGGACATCTCTTCTCAGGAACATCAACTAAAAGTTTGGCGCACTTAGGACAGCTGATAACCTCGCAAAAGTTCCAGCGCTTCGATGAAGGAACGTCGGGGAACATCCAAAGATATGGTACACGTCTACCACCTGAATATGATTTGTCCAAAGTGACATCTCCAGTGCTTTTGATGACAGCTCAAAATGACTATCTTTCACCTTTGGAGGACGTTAAAGAACTGGCTTCGAAACTACCAAATTTAGTAGAAAACGTAATTATTCCTAATCCAACGTGGAGTCATAATAATCATTTGTGGGGGAAAGATGTTTGGAAATTTGAACTTCCTAAGATTTTAGAGTATATAAAGTATTATAATTCTTAGTGTTTTTACTAAGAACTAGTtct
This genomic stretch from Leguminivora glycinivorella isolate SPB_JAAS2020 chromosome Z, LegGlyc_1.1, whole genome shotgun sequence harbors:
- the LOC125241273 gene encoding lipase 1-like; translation: MEIIILSVLYLLHVGFVSCGSGTTGYKLLNFAIPDARLLKKSLRFDEDIYLNFTELAHKYKYSTEEHHVATDDGYILTVFRILPKCRNITGYPIILLHGIFDSSDVFILAGPQNGLGYVLTDNCYDVWAANHRGNVYSRKHVALDPNKDSEYWNYSFDEHGVYDLPAVIDYVMNSTGLPKVNYIGHSQGTTDFFTMASLKPDYNAKIQLSVHLAPVVFWKNFGIPVLKFLAPSVNSLKDALDKAGLSEVLAKHQLAHVFMEYSCRFVPNEICGTGLYITTGYKSGTISSRTLSAAGGHLFSGTSTKSLAHLGQLITSQKFQRFDEGTSGNIQRYGTRLPPEYDLSKVTSPVLLMTAQNDYLSPLEDVKELASKLPNLVENVIIPNPTWSHNNHLWGKDVWKFELPKILEYIKYYNS